GAGCTGGCCCAGGTCGGCGTGGACGAGGAGACCACGGCCCGACGGATCGCCGAGCTGGTGGCCGAGCTCGAGCGCCGGCTCGAGCTCGCCGACTCGGGCTCGTTCTCGAGCAAGGGCGTCACCTTCCCCCCGTTGCTCGTCGTCCTCGACGGGTCCCGCCGGCTGCGCCTGCTGCCCGGCATGGTGCCGCTGCTGCAGCGCGGGCCGTCGGTGGGGATCACCTTCCTGTGCCTGGACGAGGACGAGCGGCTGCTGCCCGAGGAGTGCCGCGCGGTCGTCCAGGCCGACGAGCCGCTCATGCGGGTCACGGTGAGCGAGCAGTGGGTCATCGAGGGGGTCCGGCCCGACCTGGTCAGCCCGGCGTGGGCGGAGCGGGTGGCGCGTGCCGTGGCCCCGGTGCGGGACGTCTCCGCCGAGGACGCCGCCGCGACGATCCCGACCTCGAGCCGGCTGCTCGACGTGCTCCGGCTCGACCCGCCCACCGCCGCCGCCGTGCAGGAGCGCTGGGTGTCGGTCGGGCGGACCACCCGGGCCGTCATCGGGGAGGGGACGGACGGGGCCTTCGCCATCGACATGGTCAAGGACGGCCCGCACGGTCTGGTGGCGGGCACCACGGGCTCGGGCAAGTCCGAGCTGCTGCAGACCGTCATCGCCTCGCTCGCGGTGCACAACCGCCCCGACGAGATGACCTTCGTGCTCGTCGACTACAAGGGCGGTGCGGCGTTCAAGGACTGCAACCGGCTGCCGCACACCGTCGGCATGGTGACCGACCTGGACGGCCACCTGACCGGCCGGGCGCTGGAGTCGCTCGGGGCCGAACTGCGTCGGCGCGAGCACCAGCTGGCCGGCGCCGACGCCAAGGACATCGAGGACTACCTCGCGACCCGGGGGCCTGACGACGAGCCCATGCCGCGGCTGCTCATCGTCATCGACGAGTTCGCCGCGCTGGTGGCCGAGCTGCCCGACTTCGTCACCGGGCTGGTCGACATCGCCCGGCGCGGACGGTCCCTGGGTGTGCACCTCATCCTGGCGACGCAGCGGCCGGCGGGCGTGGTGAGCGCCGAGATCAAGTCCAACACCAACCTGCGCATCGCCCTGCGCGTGACCGACTCGGGTGACTCCCAGGACGTCATCGAGGCGCGCGACGCGGCCGAGATCTCCCAGTCGACGCCCGGTCGCGCCTACGCCCGGCTCGGTCACTCCAGCCTCATCCCCTTCCAGTCCTCGCGGGTGGGTGGCCGGCCGCGAGGGGAGGGCCGGGCCGCCGAGGTCGAGCTGCGGGGTATGCCGTTCGCCGAGCTCGGGGTCGCGCCGCCGCGCGCGCAGGCCGCGGAGGAGGACGTCTCGGTCCCCACCGACCTCGCGGCCCTCGTGCAGGCCTGCCAGCAGGCGAGCGAGGAGTCGGGGGTGCAGGCCCCGGCCAGCCCGTGGCTGCCGGCCCTGGACGACGTGGTCACCCTCGAGCAGGTGCTGGAGCAGTTCCCGGACGCGGTGCCGGAGCCAGGTCGGATGCGGCTGCCGCTGGGGGTCGTCGACCTGCCCGCGCAGCAGCGTCGCGACGTGGCGGCCTACAGCCTCGCCACCGGTGCCCACCTGGCGATCGTCGGGGCCGCGCGCACCGGCCGCTCGAGCGTGCTGCGGGTGCTCGCCGGCGCCGTCGCCCGGGACCTGTCGCCCGAGGACGTGCACGTCTACGGCGTCGACTGCGGCAACAACGCCCTGCTGCCCCTGCAGGCCCTCCCGCACGTGGGAGCCGTCGTCCTGCGTGACCAGACCGACCGCATGGAGCGGCTGGTCGGCCGCCTGCGCGCGCTCATCAGCGAGCGGCAGCAGCTGCTGGCGCAGGCCGGTTACGCCGATGTCGCCGAGCAGCGGGCGGCCGTGCCGCAGGAGGAGCGCCTGCCCTACGTGCTCGTCCTCTTCGACCGCTGGGAGGGCTTCTTCCAGGTCTACGACTCGCTCGACGGGGGCCGGCTGGTGGCGGCCTTCCAGCAGATCCTGCAGGAGGGTGCTGCCGTCGGGGTGCGGGTCGTCATGACCGGTGACCGCTCCGTGGTCATGGGTCGCATGGGCACGCTGCTGGACGACAAGATCATGCTGCGCATGACCGACCCCAGCGACTTCGCGACCATCGGGATGTCCGCCAAGAAGGTGCCCGAGCGCATGCCCGAGGGGCGGGGCTTCCGTGCCGACGGGCTCCGGGAGACGCAGGTCGCGCTGCTGGCCGACGACCCGGCCGGGACCGCGCAGGTGCGCGCGCTCCAGGCGCTCGGCAAGGCGTCCGCACAGCGCTACCACGACCTGCCGCGTGCCCGCCGGCCGTTCCACGTCGACCTGCTGCCGGTCCGGTTCACCGCAGCGGAGGCCCACCGGCTGCGCGAGGAGGAGCGCGCGCAGGGGCTCGACGTCCCCGAGACCGCGCTGGCCGTCGCGGTGGGAGGCGACACCCTGGGTCTGCGGCACCTCGACGCGGCCGAGCACGGTCCTGCCGTGCTCGTCACCGGCCCGCGCCGCAGCGGCCGCTCCACGGTGCTGCGCCAGCTCGCCGACGAGGCCCTGCGCGCAGGGTGCCAGGTGGCCCTGGTGACGCCGCGCAAGAGCCCGCTGCGTGACCTCGCCGGATCGCCCGGGGTGCACGGCCCCTGGGACCTGGGCAGCGACCAGGGCGAGGTCACCGAGCAGCTGGCCACCCTGGTGGCGGGGGCGGACCCCCTGGTCGTGCTCGTCGACGACACCGAGCTGGTCGGCTCGGACGGGTGGCTGGCCGAGGCCCTCGTCAAGGCCGTCGAGCAGATGCGCGACTCCGACAGCATGCTCGTGGGGGCAGGCACGGCCTCCGACATGCAGAGCCACTACCGGGGCCCCTCCGCGGTGCTCAAGAAGGCCGGCACCGGTGTCCTGCTCAACCCGCAGTCCAGCGCCGACGCCGACCTCTTCGGGGCCCGGCTCAACCGGTCCGCCTACGGGCAGTCGTTGCCCCCGGGTGGCGGCTACCTCGTCGTGGCGGGCCAGGCGGAGCGGGTCCAGGTCGTCTGGCCCGGGTGAGACCGGGTCGCACGCCCCGGCCCTGCTCCACCGCCCCCGTCCGACCCCATCGGCATGATGCTGCCAATATGGCCGATTGGCTCGAAGAGGACGGGGATCGGCTGGACACCGCCCCCCCGCGCTGCCTAGTGTGAGATCAGATCGCACCGCCGAGGGTGCATGTGGGGGGTGCGGTCGGGACCATTTCCACGAACCCTCGGAAGGGGAGTACCAATCATGGCCGTTGGTGGTGAACTCGCGACTCTGCGAGACCTGCACAAGACGCTCGACACCTCCGCCCTGGACATCCAGCGGGTGTCCGAGGACATCGACAAGTCGCTCAACAGCACCGTCTGGACGGGCGCCAACTCGGAGAAGTTCAAGGACGCCTGGCAGACGTTCCGGCCGACGCTGACCCCCAAGCTGGTCGACGCGCTCAACGAGGCCAAGGAAGACATCAAGACGCAGCACAACAACCTGGCCGCCGCCACCGGCGAGTCGGACCGCATCTGAGGTCATCCGTCGGCAGGGGCCGGGGAGCGCGAGGCGCGCCCCGGCCCCTGCTGTCTGCCCGGGGCCCGGGGCCCGGAGCCGGCCGGACCCGAGCCGCGGACGGCGAGGACGGCGGACGGCGACGACGGGTGAGCTCGTCCGACCGACGATGACCTCGTCTGCGTGTCTCTGACAGATCTGCTAGAGAACCGCATACGGTGCCATCGTGGATCCGATCCGAAACCCCTACGCCCCCGGTGCCGGCCAGCGGCCCCCCGAGCTCGCCGGCCGGGACGAGCAGCTCGACCGCTTCCGGGTGGTGCTCGAGCGCATCCAGCGCGGCCGCCCCGAGCGCTCCATGGTGCTCACCGGGCTGCGCGGTGTCGGCAAGACCGTGCTCCTCAACGCGCTGCGCGGCGCCGCCGTGCGCTCCCGCTGGGGGACCGGCAAGTACGAGGCGCGCCCCGAGCAGGGGATGCGGCGCCCCATGGCCGCGGCGCTGCACGTGGCGGTGCGCGAGCTCGGGCACCCGCAGGGGGACGAGGTGGACCACGTGCTGGGCGTCATCAAGGCGTTCGCGCAGAAGGACCAGCCCGGCGCCAAGCTGCGGGACCGGTGGAACCCCGGTATCGACGTCGCCGCGGTCACCGGGCGCGCCGACTCCGGCGACATCGAGATCGACCTCGTCGAGCTGCTCTCCGACGTCGGCGGGCTGGCGGCGGACGTCGGCAAGGGCGTGGGCGTCTTCATCGACGAGATGCAGGACCTGCAGCCCGACGACGTGTCGGCCATCTGCGCCGCCTGCCACGAGCTGAGCCAGTCCGCGCTGCCGGTGATCGTCGTGGGCGCCGGGCTGCCCCACCTGCCCGCGGTGCTGTCGGCGAGCAAGTCCTACTCCGAGCGGCTCTTCCGCTACACCCGCATCGACCGGCTCTCGCGGGAGCAGGCCGAGCGGGCGCTGCAGCTGCCTGCGGAGGACGAGGACGCCACCTGGTCGCCGGAGGCGCTGTCGGCGATGTATGCCGCCACCGGTGGGTACCCCTACTTCCTGCAGGCCTACGGCAAGGAGGTGTGGGACCTCGCGCCGGAGTCGCCGATCACCGCCGAGGACGTGCGGGTGGCCGGGCCGGAGGCCGAGGCCGAGCTCGCGGTCGGCTTCTTCGGCAGCCGCTACGAGCGGGCCACCCCGGGGGAGCGGGAGTACCTGCGGGCGATGGCCGACCTCGCCGCGCAGCGGGTGGAGACGGGCGAGGAGATCGACGAGATCGAGTCGGTCGCGACCGCCGACATCGCCAGCCACCTGGGCCGCAAGCCGCAGTCGCTGTCACCGGCGCGGGACGCGCTGCTCAAGAAGGGCCTCATCTACTCCGGGGAGCGCGGGCGCATCGCCTTCACGGTGCCGCACTTCGGCCGCTACCTGCGCGAGAACACCTGAGGGATCGGCCGGTGCCGCCGACACGCCGACGCAGATCGGCTCAGGTGCGCACGTGCGCACCTGAGCCGCGCCGGACGGGCGTGTCGCCGGACCTGCTGCCACGGTCAGGCACGCGGGCCCGGGGCCTGGTGAGGTCTCAGGGCCCGCAGACGCACCTGCGGGAGCGGTGGTCGGCCGGTCACGCCACGGACCCCCCGGGGGCGCGGGTGAAGATCAGGTGCGTGACGCCGCGGCGCGAGGAGACGGCCTCGACGTCGTAGCCCGCCTCGACCCCCTCGAGCCCGTCCCACAGGCGCACGCCCCGGCCCAGCACGAGAGGGACCTGGACGAGGTGCAGGTGGTCGACGAGCCCTGCGGCGAGGAAGTCCCGCAGGACGGTCGGCCCACCGCCGATGCGGACGTCCAGCCCGTCCGCGGCCTCCTGGGCCACCGTCAGCGCCTCCCGGGGCGAGGCCTCCAGGAAGTGGAAGGTCGTGCCGCCCGCCATCTCGACCGGGGGCCGGGGACGGTGCGTCAGCACGAAGGTCGGGGTGCGGAACGGCGGCTCCGGCCCCCACCACCCGCGCCAGTCGGGGTCGTCCTGCCACCCGGGCGGGCCGAACTTGTGCGCCCCCATGATCTCGGCACCGATGTCCACCGAGTGCTGCTCGGCGAGGGCGTGGTCGACGCCGGTGGAGCCGCCCGACCCGTCACCGGACACGACGGACGCGCCGAAGCGCGTCGCGATCATCCACTCGTGCAGCCGCTGGCCGGCGTGCCCGAAGGGCGCCTCCGCGGACTGCGGCTCGCCGGTGGCGAAGCCGTCCAGCGAGATGGAGAAGTTGTGGACCCGGGTCCTCGTCATCGGTGCTCCCTTCCTGCTGCAGCCACCCGGTCGGCGGCCCCTGACCTACCGACGGGTCCCACGCGGCATCCTCATCGGTCCCGCGAGACCTCACCGGCGCCGCCGGACCCGGCTGCGGGCGAGGGCCAGCAGCGAGCTCAGGTCGCGCTGGCCTCCGTAGATGGTCATCGCGCGGTGGTCGCCGTAGTCCGCGATCGGCTCGACGCCGCGCAGCAGGTCCATGTCCTCCTCGGTGATGGTGAAGTCGACCTCGGTGTTGGCGCGCAGGTGCGCGGGGTCGGCGGACTTCGGCAGCGGCACCAGCCCGAGCTGCAGGCAGTAGCGGAGGGACAGCTGCGGCACGCTCACGGCATACCGCTGCGCCACCCGCGCGACCTCCTCGTCCCCGAGCAGCTCGCCGTGCGCGACCGGGGAGTAGGCCTCGACGAGGATGCCGCGGTCCTGGCAGTGCCGGATGAGCTCGTGCGGGGTGTTGCGGATGTGCGCCAGCACCTGGTTGACCATCGGAGCGACGGTGCAGCCGTCGAGGACGTTCTCGACGTCGTCGACGTCGAAGTTCGACAGGCCGATGGCCCGCACCTTCCCGGCCGCCAGCGCCTCCTCCAGCGCCCGCCAGACCTCCCGGTTCTCCTCGAGGTAGCGCTCCGGGCCGTGGAACCTGCGCCAGGGACGGGGGCTGTGGACGAGGACGAGGTCCAGGTGGTCCAGCCCGGTCCGGCGCAAGGACGCGTCGATCCCGGCGGCGGCCGCGTCGTGGCTCTTCGCGCCGGCGTCGACCTTGGTCGTGACGAAGACCTCCTCCCGCGGCACGCCGCTGGCGCGCACCGCCCGACCCACCCCCCGCTCGTTGCGGTAGGCCGGGGCCGTGTCGACGTGCCGGTAGCCCAGGCGCAGCGCCTCGCCGACGGTCTGCACGACGTGCGTGTCGTCGATGAACCAGGTGCCGAGCCCGAGCCGGGGGATGCTGACCCCGTTGGCCAGCGTGGACGTCTCCTGCAGGATCATGCGCCTCGCCTCCTCCGGGTCGCTGCGCGGTCGGCGCGGACGGGTCTACTCTTCCTCATGCCGCCGCGCGCCGTCGGTCGGACCGACCGGCGCCGAGCGGCATCCTCGGGCGGCACGGCGAAGGGACCGGTATGAAGCTCCTGCTCACCTCGGGCGGGGTCACCAACCCCAGCATCGAGCAGGCCCTCGTCTCGCTCCTGGGCAAGCCCGTCGCCGCGTCGACGGCCCTGGCCATCCCGACCGCGACCTACGGCCACACGATGTGCGACCCCGGGAACGCCTGGCGCTTCCTCACCGGTGCGTCGGGCGCGATGTGCGGCCTGGGCTGGGCCTCCCTCGGCGTCCTCGAGCTCACCGCGCTGCCCAGCGTGCCCCGCGAGCGCTGGGTGCCCTGGGTCGAGCAGGCGGACGCGCTGCTGGTCGACGGCGGCGACGCGACCTACCTCGCCCACTGGATGCGCGAGTCCGGGCTCGCCGACCTGCTGCCGGCGCTGACGGACACCGTGTGGGTCGGGCTGAGCGCCGGCAGCATGGTGCTGACCCCCCGGATCGGTGAGCCGTTCGTCACCTGGCGCCCCGAGGGCTGGAGCGACGAGACGCTCGGTGTCGTGGACTTCTCGATCTACCCGCACGTCGGGATGAACCCCCTGGAGGGCGCGGACCGGTGGCTGGCACCGCTGGGGGTGCCCGCCTACGCGCTCGACGACCAGAGCGCCGTCCAGGTGGTCGACGGGGAGGTCACGGTCGTCTCCGAGGGGGTCTGGCGGCACCTGCCCGCGGTCGACGGTGGAGGCCGCGGCCAGCGGAGGGACGAGGAGGACCGCGGGGCGACCCCGGCGCCGGAGGAGCCGCCCGCCCCGCGCGAGTTCCGGGGGGAGGACCTGAGCGGCGCGCGCTTCGTGGGGTGCTCGCTGACCGGTGCCGTCCTGCGCGGCGTCGACGTGGACGGGGCCGAGATCGACGCGCCGTGGCTGCTGGAGGGCGACGGGACGCTGCAGGTGAACGGGGTGGACGTCGCGCCCCTCGTCGACGCCGAGCTCGACCGGCGCTTCCCCGGCCGGGCGCTGCGCCGGGCCCGGGACCCGGAGGGGCTGCGGGAGGCGTGGGCCGCACTGGAGGTCGCCTGGGCGGCAGCCGTCTCGCGCGCCGAGGGTATGCAGCCCGGGACCGTCGACATCTCCGTCGCCGGGGAGTGGAGCTTCGCGCAGACGCTGCGCCACCTCGTCATGGCGACCGACACCTGGCTGGGCAGGGCGGTGCTCGACCTGCCCGACCCCTACCACGCCCTGGGTCAGCCGAACGACGAGTACGCCCTGGACGGGCACGACCCCGCGGTCTTCCACGAGACCGACCCGAGCTGGGAGCGGGTGCTGCAGGTCCGCGCCGAGCGGGTGGCAATGGTCCGCGACCACCTCGCCACCGTCACGGCGGGTGACCTCGAGGTGCCGCGGAACAACCCGTGGGCGCCGGCATACCGCGAGTCGACGCTCTCCTGCCTGCGGACGATCCTCGAGGAGGAGTGGGAGCACCTGCGGTTCGCGACGCGCGACCTGGACGTCCTCGACGCCAGGGGCACGGGGACGTGAGCAGTCTCACGTGCTGACCCGTCGACGCTGGTCAGCGGGGTGCTCCGCCGGTTCCTGACCGGAGTCTGACCGCGAGGTGGGCGCCACGTCCAGACTTCGCCGTCACGGTGGAGACGGTCGTGGGGGAGCCTGCGGCCGCTTCCCTGTACTCGACCCCCCTGAGGTTCCACCATGAAGCACCGTGCCATCCGCAAGCCCCGTCTCGGGGCGCTCGCCCTCGCGACCGGCCTCACCGCCCTGACCGGCGTCGTGTCCGCCGGGTCTGCCCAGGCCGCCAGCGGCGAGACCTGGGACGCCGTCGCCCAGTGCGAGTCCGGCGGCAACTGGAGCATCAACACCGGCAACGGCTACTACGGCGGGCTGCAGTTCGCCCAGAGCACCTGGGAGGGCTTCGGCGGCACGCAGTACGCGCAGCGCGCCGACCTCGCCTCGCGGGAGCAGCAGATCGCCATCGCCGAGAACGTCCTGGCGGGCCAGGGCCCCGGTGCCTGGCCGGTGTGCAGCGTGGAGGCCGGCCTGACCGCGGGCGGTCCCGCCCCGGCCGAGCCCGCGCCGTCCGAGCCCGCGCAGCCCGCGGAGCCGGCCCCGGCCGAGCCCCAGCAGCCGGCGCAGCCCGAGCCCGCGCAGCCGCAGCCGGCCCAGGAGGCCGCCCCGCAGCAGCCGGCCCAGGAGGCCGCCCCGCAGCAGGCGCCGGCGACCGAGCTCGCCGAGCACGTCATCGCCGGCGGCGAGACCACCGCGAAGATCGCGCACCAGCACGGCACCACGGTCGCGGACCTGGTCGGCATCAACGACCTCGCCCACGGCGGCGCACTGATCTTCACCGGCGACGTCATGCTCGTCCCGGCGCACGGCGCCGACACCGCCGCGGGCAGCTACACCGTCCAGCCCGGCGACACGCTGGCGCAGATCGCGGCCGAGCACGGCACCGACGTCCACGCGCTGGCGGCGGCCAACGACCTGGACGACCCGGACCTCATCATCGCGGGCCAGACCCTGTCGATCGGCTGACGCGACGCACGGTGGCCCGGACCCCGACCCCCTCGCTCGCGCGACGGGGTGGGGTCCGGGCCACCGGCATACCCGGGGGTCCGGGGTCAGGCCGCGCAGGCCTCCTCGAGCTCGGACTGGGCCGCCTCGGAGTCGGACACGTCGACGTCGGGGATCGCGATGACGTCCTCGGTGCGGGTCCCCTCCTCGACGACGGCGTCGTTGACCTCCTCGAAGGGCGCGTTGATGCGCTCCAGCAGGGCCGCGTGGTCCCCCTCTGCCTCCTCGGCCAGCGTCATGAGACGGCCGGAGAGCAGGGTCACCTCGGAGAAGCCGACGGGGTCGAGGTCGTCCCCGGAGCTCACGACGTCGCGCTGGGTGGCCGCGCGCTCGCTGAGCGGGGTCCCCTGGCCGGCGAAGAAGCCCTGGCAGGCGGGGTCGTCCGCGACCGCCATGCCCTCCTCCGACTGCTGCGCGTCGTCCTGCTCCTGGGTGCTCTCCTGCTGGGATGAGCTCTCAGGGGTGGTGCCCGCGTCCTCGTCCTCGGCCGAGCAGGCGGCGGTGAGGACCGCCAGGCTCATCACGGTGGCCATGGTCAGGGCACGTCGCATCAGATCATTCCTCCTTGGTGGATGGTCGCCGTCCGACATGGACGGCGCGAACCGCGCGCATCGAGGCCCCCAGCCGCGTCACGTGCGAGGATCCACCCTGCCTCACCCGTCCCGCCGCGGCGCGACCGGGTCGGCCGAGCCCGGTGCGGGCTACCAGCCGTGCGTGCCCGGCGCGCCCTTGAAGGGGCCCCGCACCCGGGAGGTGATCCACCCGCCGTAGAAGCCGCCCTCCTGCGGCTGCACCCGCTCGCCGTCGACGTAGCAGCCGTCCTCCGGGTCGCTCGCCCCGTCGATGGCGCTGGGCATGACGGCCGCGTAGTCGGCGATCTCGCGGAAGGCCGGGGTCGGGTCCGGGTAGGTCCAGGCCGCCCGGCTCAACCGGGTGTCGCCCGCGACGAGGTCGAAGTAGGTCGCCGAGCCCTTGAACTCGCAGGTCGTGCGGCGGTTGTCGCGGGCCGGCTGCAGGACCCCCGTGACGAAGGCCCCGAGCGGGAGGTAGTAGGTCGGCGGGTGCGAGGTCTCCAGCACCCGGATCGCCGCCACGGTCTCGGCGATCGTCTGCCCGCCCACCCGGATGACGACGTGCTCCCCTCCGGAGGTGTCCACCGCCGGAGGTCGCGGGTAGTCCCAGACGGACTCGGTCTGTGCAGGCATACCCCGACCATAGGGGCGCGCGGCCTGTCGTGACCAATGGGTCGCCGCTCACCCGCGCCGGTCGAGGACCTCGGCGAGGGCATCGCCGAGGGGGGCGGCGAGCTCCCGCGACCGGGTGCCGCTGAGGTGGTTGCCGTCGGCCCACACCAGGGTGCTGCCGTCCACCGCGGGGCACCAGGCGTCCGGGCAGAGCTCCTCGGTGAGGTCGAGCAGCCCCACCTGCGGGGCCTGCTCCAGCGCCAGCCGTACCGGTGGGGCGGTCAGGTCCTGCGAGGGCCCGAGCGGCCACCCGCACGCCGTGAGGTCCTCGAGGTGCGCGGCGACGCACTCCGGCGGGTCCTGCTCGAAGCGGGGCGTGGGGGCGATCGTCGCGACGGGTGCCCCCGAGGCGCCCAGCGCCTGCCAGGCGCGGGCCATGCCGCCGGCCATGAGCGCGTGACCGTCCTCGGAGCGGACCACCTCCCCGTCGACCCACAGCCGGGGTATGGGCACCTGGGCCGTGACGACGGCGGCGGGGGGGTCGGCGACGACCGACCGCGTGACCTCGTGCAGCCAGGAGCGGCAGTCCTCGCGGGGGTCCGACCCGGCCATGGGGACGACGTCCGCCGCGGGGCACGACGTCCTCGCCACCAGCTCCACGCGCCACCCTCGCTGCCTCCCGGCCTCCGCGAGCGCCGGCATCCACATCACCGCGTGCGAGTCGCCCACCAGGACCACCCGGGTGTCGCTCTCGACGTCGCCGTCCACGCAGACCGTCGCCGAGCCTGCGCCGCCCAGGTTCGCGCACCCGTCGTAGAAGGGGGTGTAGACGTCCTCGCGGGCGGAGGCGGGCGCCGGCTGCAGCTGCTGCGCCTGGGCCGGGACGGTGGACAGGACCCCGCCCGGCGTCGTCGTGGCCGTCGCCACGAGCACGGCGCCGACCCCCGCGGCGCCGGCGACGGCATACCCCGTGACGGTACGGCCGAGTGCCCGGGAGGTCTGCCGCACCGGCGCGGGCGGGATCCGCCCACGGAACGGCGTCTCGACGAAGCGGTAGGACAGCCAGGCGACCGGGAGCGTGAGCGCGAGGACGAGCAGGTTGACGCCCCACGGGAGGGTCTCGGCGCCGAGCAGGGCGCCGGCAGCGACGAGCAGCGGCCAGTGCCAGAGGTAGAGCGAGTAGGACACGTCGCCGAGCCACCGGGCCGGTCGCAGGCCCAGACCCCGGTCGACCACGCCACCGGCCCGGACGAACGGTCCGCCGAGGAGCACGGCCACGGTCCCCAGCGTCGGTGCCAGCGCCGCGGTGCCGGGGAACGCCGTCGTCGCGTCGAGGAGGACCGCCGAGGCGAGCACGGCGCCCAGACCCAGGAGCACGAGCGCAGCCGCGGCCGAGGGACCCGGACGCCGGGCGGCCCACCAGGGCCAGAGAGCGCCGAGGACGGCGCCGAGCGCGAGCTCCCAGACCCGGGTGGTCGTGACGAAGTAGGCGCGGCCGGGGTCGGCCTGCGACAGCCAGGCGGACCAGGCCAGCGAGAGCGCGCCGGCGACGCCGGCGACCGTCGCCACGCGGGCGGTCGCCGACCCCCGGCCGAGCCGGACCGGCGCCGCCACCGCGAGGGCGAGCACCACCGGCCATACCAGGTAGAACTGCTCCTCCACGGCGAGGGACCAGAAGTGCTG
This genomic window from Serinicoccus chungangensis contains:
- a CDS encoding acyltransferase family protein; this encodes MRADIQALRAVAVALVLLWHAGLPGLTGGYVGVDVFLVVSGFLMTRILLAEVTERGRLDLPRFWLRRARRLLPAAAVALLGVALLTVTLLPSTRWRDIAGDLAASTVYVVNWRLAARSVDYLAADSAPSPLQHFWSLAVEEQFYLVWPVVLALAVAAPVRLGRGSATARVATVAGVAGALSLAWSAWLSQADPGRAYFVTTTRVWELALGAVLGALWPWWAARRPGPSAAAALVLLGLGAVLASAVLLDATTAFPGTAALAPTLGTVAVLLGGPFVRAGGVVDRGLGLRPARWLGDVSYSLYLWHWPLLVAAGALLGAETLPWGVNLLVLALTLPVAWLSYRFVETPFRGRIPPAPVRQTSRALGRTVTGYAVAGAAGVGAVLVATATTTPGGVLSTVPAQAQQLQPAPASAREDVYTPFYDGCANLGGAGSATVCVDGDVESDTRVVLVGDSHAVMWMPALAEAGRQRGWRVELVARTSCPAADVVPMAGSDPREDCRSWLHEVTRSVVADPPAAVVTAQVPIPRLWVDGEVVRSEDGHALMAGGMARAWQALGASGAPVATIAPTPRFEQDPPECVAAHLEDLTACGWPLGPSQDLTAPPVRLALEQAPQVGLLDLTEELCPDAWCPAVDGSTLVWADGNHLSGTRSRELAAPLGDALAEVLDRRG